The DNA window AGTACGATCTGTGTGCCGGCAAAGGCTTCCAGTTCGTATTGGTCCATTGATTTATCGAAGCTGCTGCGTCCTTTGAAGGAAAGCCAGTTGTTGAGCTGATAGCTGAGGGAGAGGGAAGCCATGCCGCGGTAACGGGAGTCGATACGTCGGTTGCGCAACAAGGCCCACATGGGATTCTGCTGGTCGTCTTGTCCTATCCAGCCTTTATCGCTGCGGATGTTCCACCAGTTCTGCATAAACAGATTGCGGGTGGTATCATAGTATTCAAATTCGTTTTTAAAGGCGCTGAAATCCAATCCGCGGGGGAAAGTATACAGTCCGGAGATAGGGCTGTAGTATAGTCCCGAAGAGAGACGGTTGAGGGCAGACTGTGCCAGGAAAGACACGTTGGCATCCATGATCAGCTTGTCATTGAGTAGCTTGAGTGTCTCCCGGAAGTTGACGGTATGCCGGTTGAACTTAGCGGTGGGCAGGATGCCTTTGTTGGTGGTATTGGAATATGAAAAATAGCTCTGGGCAGTTTCTGTGCCGCCACTGAAAGAGACGGTGTTAGTCCAGGTGGTGCCGGTATTAAAAAAATCCTTTACATGGTCCGGTACATCGACGGGCGCGCCCCAGCTGCCGATAGAACCGGGTTTGGGCGAGCCTACCATATCATTGCCGGGTGGATCTGTTTGTCCGTAGCGGTATTGCAGCTTAGGCAGGAGGGAGGGCCTTTCGATGGTGAAGTCGGAGGCCACGTCTATACGGTTTTTACCGGGTTTTCCTTTTTTGGTGGTGATGAGAATTACACCGTTGGCGGCCTGGCTGCCGTATAGGGCGGCGGCGGAGGCGCCTTTGAGTATGCTGATGCTTTCTATATCGTCGGGGTTGATATTGGAGATACCATCACCGCCATCGCGGCCGCCGGCGCCGATGATATTGTTGGCCTGGCCCCATACATCATTGGGTTGCGCAGGGGTATAGTTGGCATAAGGCACTCCGTCTACAATGTAGAGGGGCTGGTTTTCGCGGGTGGATTTATTACCGCGCAATACCACCCTAACGGTGCCGGCTATACCGGAGGAGCTGCGGGTGATGGATACGCCGGCGGCTTTACCGCTGATGCTGTTCATGAAGTTGGCATCTTTAACGAGAGAGACGTCATCCCCATCCAGTTGCTGGGTGGAGTAGGGGAGCTCCCTCGACTTTTTCTGTATGCCCATGGCGGTTACCACCAGTTCGCCCAGTGCTTTGATATTTTCAATCAATGTGATGGAGAGATCGCTGTCTGTACCAATGGTCGCTTCGCGCGGGAGGTATCCCACATAGCTAAAAAGCAGTACATCGCCGGGGCTGGCAGTTATGCTAAAGCCAGCGTCGGCGTCTGTCTGCGTTCCTTTATTGCTGTTCCTGATTTTAACGGTTACTCCCTGTAGTGGCGTGCCTTTATTATCGCGTACGATTCCGGTGATTTGTCTTTCAAGTGAAACGTGCTTTAATAGGTCAACAGTCTGCGCTTCTCCGGACTCGGTGTCGGCACCTACAATTATTTTGTTGTTGACGCGGGTAAACTTCAATCCTGTTTGTGCTGATAACAACGCCAGAACTTCTTCGATCGGTGTTTTGGTGCAGTTGAGCGTAACCTTTTTTTTCAGGTTAAGATCAGTTTTGTCGTAATGGAAGTTCAGTCCGGTCTTGGCCGATATCTCGGCCATAACGTCTTCCAGGTTTTTATTTTTGACCTGGATACTGACAACAATTGTCGATGGCGGATACTGTGTCTGTGTTATGGCACTACTAAGGGTTTTTAAGCTACCGGACAGCAGCAATGTCAGCATTAGCCCCATGGATATAAACCATTTCATGGGGCAAGGCTTTACCCTCATAATGAGCTATTTTTTATTTACAAGATAAACTGTGTCGTTTTTAATGGTATATGATAATGATTTGGCGATACAAATAATGTCCATCACTTCCGTAAGGCTTTCATTTCTGAAATTACCGGTATAGTTCCAGGCTGTTTTACTGCTTTCATTAATAACGGTCACGCCATAACGGTTTTCGATACCGGTCATGAGTTCTATATAGGGTGCGTCTTTAAAAACGAGGTATCCCTGTTTCCAGGCAGTCACCTCATCTGCTTTATTAAAAGAGGTTTTGATCAGACTCAGCAGTTGCCGGTCATAGCTGATCTGTTCGCTGGGCATCAGTATCAGGGAGTTATTATCCTGGCTGTTGTGCAGCTGATCTACTTTTACTTTACCGGTGAGCAGGGCTACAGTCACTTTATTTTCCGCATCGTAGGCCCGGATGTTGAAGGTGGTGCCCAGTGCGGTGGTGGCTATTTCAGCGGTCCGTACCACAAAATGCCGGTTCGCATCGGGGGCCGCGTTAAAAAGGGCTTCTCCTTCATCGAGGTATACACTTCTTTCGGCGCTGCCGAAATGTTCAGGGTAGCGTAGTTTACTATTGGCATTAAGGCTGATGGTGCTGCCATCATCCAGTTTTATATTTTCCTGATGTCCTTTGGGCGTAGTTATTTCAACAAAACCATCCTTTATCACACGGTTGCCGCCGGTGATGGGTAGTTGCGTAATCGGCAGGTTGACGGTGGGCTGACGCTGACTGTTAAACCAGAACAGTCCGGCGGCGAGCAATACAGCTGCAGCAGCTGCAGACGGCAACAGCCAGGGCCGCATGCGGCGTACACGGGGGGCTGGTGTAATCTGTTCATGGATACGCTGTTTCACTTCATCCAGCTGCAGATCCAGCGCAGTGTCGTCTACCAGGGTAGACTGGCGGCTGTTGATCTGCTCAAACCACTGTTCTATGATATTCGCTTCCTCCGGTGAGCAGCTCCCCTGTTGATATCGCTCCAGCAATATTTTTATCTGTTCTGTGTCCACCTGATAGCGTTTTTGGATGATGATAAGTCGTAATAACGTGGAAAAAGTACCATCGCAATACAGAAAATTTTAAGGAAAATTACCGGTTGGCTATAAAAACCAGGGAGATAACGAGCAATATCTTATCAGTTTGCGCATAGTTGGCCCGTAATATCTTTAATGCTTTGGTGATCTGGTTCTTTACCGTTTGCTGGGAAAGGCCCAGGTGGGTGGATATCTGTTCTATGGAAAGATTTTCGAACCTGCTCAGCATAAATATTTCCTTCATCTTCTCCGGCAGGTGGTTGATAGCTTCAAACAGGTCCTGC is part of the Chitinophaga flava genome and encodes:
- a CDS encoding SusC/RagA family TonB-linked outer membrane protein: MKWFISMGLMLTLLLSGSLKTLSSAITQTQYPPSTIVVSIQVKNKNLEDVMAEISAKTGLNFHYDKTDLNLKKKVTLNCTKTPIEEVLALLSAQTGLKFTRVNNKIIVGADTESGEAQTVDLLKHVSLERQITGIVRDNKGTPLQGVTVKIRNSNKGTQTDADAGFSITASPGDVLLFSYVGYLPREATIGTDSDLSITLIENIKALGELVVTAMGIQKKSRELPYSTQQLDGDDVSLVKDANFMNSISGKAAGVSITRSSSGIAGTVRVVLRGNKSTRENQPLYIVDGVPYANYTPAQPNDVWGQANNIIGAGGRDGGDGISNINPDDIESISILKGASAAALYGSQAANGVILITTKKGKPGKNRIDVASDFTIERPSLLPKLQYRYGQTDPPGNDMVGSPKPGSIGSWGAPVDVPDHVKDFFNTGTTWTNTVSFSGGTETAQSYFSYSNTTNKGILPTAKFNRHTVNFRETLKLLNDKLIMDANVSFLAQSALNRLSSGLYYSPISGLYTFPRGLDFSAFKNEFEYYDTTRNLFMQNWWNIRSDKGWIGQDDQQNPMWALLRNRRIDSRYRGMASLSLSYQLNNWLSFKGRSSFDKSMDQYELEAFAGTQIVLSGVNGRYTFEREFNTQLYADLMVNASGKITPWLHMAGNLGLSITDIKAHERTYNGANPNAPPGLTYPNKFSIYNINDKSLDAQHNVEQKQLHAVFGNAQLGFKNYLFLDLTGRNDWSSTFAFTPTLGKGYFYYSAGLSAVWSDMFKLPAAINQLRTRISYAKVGNDIASYSSHPAPFTMQTIAGVSRVVLNQRTPYPGISLQPEDNRSLEAGIEAHLFDNRVNADITVYKNNNYKQYMEVPAPPGSGFITYYLNMGNIQNVGMEASLTVIPIRQKNFSWNSTVNFSFNRNKVLQLSNDNIAGADTSNRFSLTDFGVNMFGSFIREGGSWGDIYSNKEFKRNDKGQIIVDEQGKPFTVASFKKVGNPNPDFMLGWNNSIYYRNLTLSFLIDGHFGGKVMSVTQAVLDGYGVSEASAKARDNGGVPLNTVTEGNMPYTGKIRAQDYYTTIGGRSGVGEMYMYDATNIRLRELSLSYLIPLKWKWIKNVRAGIIGRNLFFFYLNAPFDPEVSMGAGNGLLGVDVFGLPPVRSMGMNLKFGF
- a CDS encoding FecR family protein, with protein sequence MDTEQIKILLERYQQGSCSPEEANIIEQWFEQINSRQSTLVDDTALDLQLDEVKQRIHEQITPAPRVRRMRPWLLPSAAAAAVLLAAGLFWFNSQRQPTVNLPITQLPITGGNRVIKDGFVEITTPKGHQENIKLDDGSTISLNANSKLRYPEHFGSAERSVYLDEGEALFNAAPDANRHFVVRTAEIATTALGTTFNIRAYDAENKVTVALLTGKVKVDQLHNSQDNNSLILMPSEQISYDRQLLSLIKTSFNKADEVTAWKQGYLVFKDAPYIELMTGIENRYGVTVINESSKTAWNYTGNFRNESLTEVMDIICIAKSLSYTIKNDTVYLVNKK